The genomic stretch GCGCCGCCCTGCTTCTCCGCGGGTCGGCTGTACGGGTCAAGGTAGAAGGCCGCCATGAGTTCGCCCCGGTCGTCGAACACCCGGAAGAACTGGACGTCCTCGTGCCAGACCGGTGCCTCGCCGGTCGCTTCCTCCAGGCGCACGCCGAACAGGCGCTCCGTGAGTTCGAACAACCCGTTCAGCACGCGTGGCAGCGGGAAAAAGGGTCTCAGTTCTTCGTCCTTCAGGTCGTAGCGTGCCTCGCGAAGCCGTTCCGCCCAGTACGGAACGTCCCAGTGCCTGAGTTCGTCGTCCCCATCGTCACCGTACACTCCATCCACGCCGGCCAACTCCTTCAACGCTTCCATGTCTTGCTCGGCGGCGCCACGGCCCGCGGCGCGCAATTCGTCGAGCAGGCGCCGCACCGAACCCGCGTCGGGTGCCATTTTCCGGCTGAGGCTCAACGCTGCGAAGGTGTCAAAGCCGAGCAATCTGCATTTATCAATCCTAAGGGCGATGATCTCCCTGGCCACGTCTTTGTTGTCCCACTGGCCGTCCGACGCCTTGGATATGAAAGCACGGTACATGCGCTCACGCAGGTCCCGGCGCTTGCTGTGCTGCATGAACGGCATGAAACAGGGGTAGTCCAGCGTGAGCACCCAGGGACCGTCCGATGCCGTGGCCTCTTCATGGCCCTCCTGCCGGGCCGTATCCGCGGCAAGTTCGAGCAGCGTGTGGGGAAGGCCTTCGGTCTCTTCGGCCTCCGTGAGCTTGATCTTGAAAGCCTTGGTGGCGTCTAGGACGTTGTTGGAGAACTTCGTGCTCAACTCCGCCAGCCGCTGGCTGATCTCGTTGTAGCGTTCCCGGTCCGCGTCATCCAGGCCCACGCCGTTCAACTCGGCCTCGCGTATGGCTGACTCCAGGATCCGCTGCTGGGCGGGCGCGAAACCTCGTGCTTCCTCGCTGTCCCGCAAGGCGCAATAGGCCTGGTACAGGGGCTTGCTCTGCCCGAGCCGGTTGCCGAACTTGACCACTTCGGCAAGCAGGGGATCGTATACTTCCCGCAACTCAGGCGAGTTCTTCACCCCGTGCAGGTGGGACACGATACCCCAGATACGGCCGAGGTCGTCTTCGATGCGCTCGAGCGGATCCATCAAATCGCGCCAGGTGCGCGGCGCGGTCTCCTCGAGCCGGGCTACGGCCTGTTCGCAGCCCTCGAGCAGGGCGCGGATTCCGGGTTCGATATGGCGGGTTTCGATCCGGTCGAAGGCGGGAAGATCGTCCCAGTTCAGCAGCGGATTGT from Gemmatimonadota bacterium encodes the following:
- a CDS encoding M3 family metallopeptidase — protein: MENNPLLNWDDLPAFDRIETRHIEPGIRALLEGCEQAVARLEETAPRTWRDLMDPLERIEDDLGRIWGIVSHLHGVKNSPELREVYDPLLAEVVKFGNRLGQSKPLYQAYCALRDSEEARGFAPAQQRILESAIREAELNGVGLDDADRERYNEISQRLAELSTKFSNNVLDATKAFKIKLTEAEETEGLPHTLLELAADTARQEGHEEATASDGPWVLTLDYPCFMPFMQHSKRRDLRERMYRAFISKASDGQWDNKDVAREIIALRIDKCRLLGFDTFAALSLSRKMAPDAGSVRRLLDELRAAGRGAAEQDMEALKELAGVDGVYGDDGDDELRHWDVPYWAERLREARYDLKDEELRPFFPLPRVLNGLFELTERLFGVRLEEATGEAPVWHEDVQFFRVFDDRGELMAAFYLDPYSRPAEKQGGAWMDTLVGRSAVMASAGQATRLPVAYMICNQGKPVGGKPSLMTFREVETLFHEFGHALQHMLTTIDYGMASGISNVEWDAVEIASQFMENWCYDRGTLKGLARHYETDELLPDEIIERLLGARTFREGSNTLRQVNFGLLDMELHEYFDPAGTETILDVQRRIDAETLILPSLEEDRFFCSFSHIFAGGYASGYYSYKWSEVLSADAFSAFEEAGLENEEEMRLLGRRFRDTILALGGSRHPMDVFRDFRGREPTTEALLRQGGLLHE